The sequence below is a genomic window from Henriciella marina DSM 19595.
ACCGCGGTCGATATGCCGGATGCCAGTCCCATGCCGACAAGCGCGCCTGATTTGGATTTTCGCGACAGCGTTCCCTCTTCGATAAAGTTGCGGATTGGTGGGCCAAAGCCTGGGCGTCCATAGATCCAGTCGCGCATGACGGGACTGGATCTCGCAAAGCAGATGGCCGCACCGATCCAGAAAATCGTTGTCGGCCAGACAGGCAGGAAGATGCCGATGCCGCCAAGGCCAAGCAGGAGAAATCCGAGGACGCGGGCGATCAGCATGACGGTGTCTTCGCGCTCCTCATCAGCGGCCTCTGCGAAAAGAGACGGGCCACGTCTCCGGCAAGTGCCAGATACGCTGCCCGCCTACAAGCTGGATCAGAGGGCCTGACTATTTCCGAGCGCCTTGCGCTGGATCTCTTGCGATAAACGCCGCCCACGCGCATGCGTTGCGTGAACAATGACCGTCGAGCCTGACGTGTCAGTCTATCGATTGGTGATGGCGGCCGCGCAGGCCACAGCGCTCGCCCAGGCCCACTGGAAATTATACCCGCCAAGCCAGCCGGTCACGTCGACGCATTCGCCGATGAAATAGAGGCCGGGCAGGTGTTTGCTCTCCATCGTCTGGGATGAGAGGCCGCCGGTGTCGATGCCGCCAGCCGTCACCTCAGCGGTGCGCCAACCTTCGGTGCCGACGGGCGTGACCTTCCAGTTCTTGAGGGCAGTGGTCAGCGCGTCCATCTCAGCGTTGGAGAGCTGGCCGATCTGTTTGTCGCCCGGCAGACCCGGCCAGCTTGCCACAAATTGTGCCAGCCTCGCTGGAAACCGCGTGCCGAGCCAGCTGGTCAGCGTCATGCGCGGCTTGGCTTTTCGCGCCTCGTTGAGGTTATCCAGAAGCGGGGCGCCGGGCGCGAGATCGATCTCAACCGGCTGGCTTTCGCGCCAATAGGTCGAGGCCTGCAGCATGGCTGGTCCTGAGAGGCCGCGATGGGTGAACAGCATGGCTTCGTGAAAGTCGGGTCCTGTTCCGGCCTTAGCGTCGACCATGCAGGAGACGCCGGAAAGGTCCGAGAACGCGTCTTTCAGGTCCCCGGAAAACATGAAGGGCACGAGCGCAGGGCGTGTCGGCTCGATGTCGTGGCCGAACTTGCGGGCGATGTCATAGGCAAGACCGCTGGCGCCCATTTTCGGGATCGATAGCCCGCCTGTCGCAACGACGAGGCGGTCTGCGGTGACCGGTCCATTGCTTGTGCCGACATGGAAGCGGCCATCGCGGTGGTCGATCTCGCCAATGCTGGTTTCGAGGCGAAGCTCGCCGCCGGGTTTGGTGAAGTCTTCGACCAGCATGTCGATAATTGCGCCGGACTTCTGGTCGCAGAAGAGCTGGCCCAGCGTCTTCTCATGCCAGGTGAGGCCCCGCTTGGCGACGCGGTCGCAGAAGTCCCACGGGCTGTACCGGGCCAGCGCGGACTTGGCGAAATGCGGGTTCTGCGAAACGAAGTTCGCCGCGCTTGTGTGGATGTTGGTGAAGTTGCACCGGCCACCGCCAGAGATGCGCACTTTCTCGGCCGGGCGCCTCGCATGATCGAGGACGAGGACACTCAATCCATGCTCTGCCAGACGGGCGCCGCAGTAGAGCCCTGCGGCACCGCCCCCAAGAACCAGCGTGTCGATCGGATCGGCCAGACCGTTATTCCTTAAAAAGTCTCAATCTGGCCCTGTTCGCGGCATAGCAACATCCTGTAAAGAGCATGAACGCATCAGGAGGAGGACGTGGGGATGTCAGGCTGGACCAATAAAGCTCGGGCACTTTGTTTCGCTGGGTTTGTGGCCGTACTGGCTGCATGCGGAGGCGGAGACGAGCCGCCAGCCCCGCTCGATCCTGAAACGGTTGATGGCGAAATCGTCGAACGCTCCCGCGCGGCCCAAGCCGCCGCAGAGCGCCGCGAGCGCGACCGACAGGCCCTCGCCGACGCCGAAGAGAACCGCTTCGTCTATTTCCGCTATGCCCCCGACATGAGCGGTGACCAGCCGCGCGCCTGCCTTGTCTTCTCCCAGCCGCTCGACCCTGAAACCGATTACGCCACTTATATTCGGATGCAGCCAGCGGTGCGTCCGGCCTATGCAATCGAAGGCCGTGAGCTTTGCCTTGAGGGTCTCGACTTTGCCCAATCCTACACCGCGACGATCCTTGAAGGCCTGCCGAGCGCCGATGGCCGCGAGATCGAGCGCAGTGAAGAGGTCCAGATCAGCTTTGAGGACCGCCCGGCCTATGTCGGCTTTGAAGGCGCGGGCGTCATCCTGCCGCGCGACAATGCCGATGGCCTGCCGATCGAGACGGTCAATGTCGATGCCGTTGATGTCACCGTCTACCGCGTCAATGACCGCGCGCTGGCCTTCAAGTCGATCAGCCAGGGCGATGAGGCTGCGCAAGGGCGCTATTCCTACCTCTATGGTGAGGAAGACCCGCGCGACGTTTCCAGCGAAGTCTGGTCCGGCAGCATGGACATCGAGAATGTCACCAATGCGCCTGTCACGACGGTCTTTCCGCTGCAGGATGTGATCGGAGAGCTGCGTCCAGGTTCCTATTTCGTTGAGCTGACCGATGCCAAGGAAGTCAGCGATTATGATGGCCCGGCCGCCTCTGCGCGCCGCTGGATCATGCTGACCAATCTGGCGCTGACCGGTTATCGCGGCGAGAACGGTCTCGATGTGACGCTGCGCTCGTTGCAGGACGGCGAGATCCTGTCGAATACGCGCGTCCAGCTGATTGCGTTCAACAATGAGGTGCTGGGCGAGTCTGAGACCGGCGAGGATGGCCGTGTGCGCTTTGATGCACCGCTGCTTGCGGGCACAGGCAATTCTGCGCCGCGCATGGTGATGGCGTATGGCGCCAAGGGCGACCTTGCGGTTCTGGACCTGACCCGCGCACCAATCGATCTCTCTGAAATGAATACGGGCGGGCGCACAACGCCGGGGCCTGTCGATGGCTATCTCTATGCAGATCGCGGCATCTTCCGTCCGGGCGAGACCGTGCACCTGACCGCGATGATGCGTGACCGCAGCGGCGTTGCCATCTCCAACCGGGCTGGCCAGATCATCATCTACCGCCCGAACGGCGTCGAGGCTGACCGCAAGCGCTTCACCGAAGCAGCTGGCGGCGCGCTTGTCTGGGACTATGGCCTTGCAAGCAGCGCATCGCGCGGCATGTGGCGCGCCGTTATGGAGATCGATGGGGCAGGGGAAGCCGGCTCGCTGCGCTTCTCGGTCGAGGATTTCGTACCCCAGCGTATCGCCGTCGAGCTTGAGGGCGACGAGGACGCCTTCATGGCCGCTGGCGACACACGTGAGATCGAGGTCAATGCACGCTTTCTTTATGGCGCCCCGGGCGCCGGCCTGACCGTGCAGGGACAGGCACGTCTTGAGCCTGATCCAAGCCCGTTCGAAACGCTTGATGGCTTTACGTTTGGCCGCTCCGACGAGCAGTTCCGCGAACGTATTCTGGAGCTGGAGCCGCAGACCACCGATGGCGCAGGCCGCGCCGTTGTTCGCCTCAACCCTCAGGATATGGGCGAGGACTCCTCGCAGCCGCTTCGCCTTAACGCCAATGTCAGCGTGCTTGAACCGGGCGGCCGTGCCGTCACCAACAGCGTGCGCATCCCTTATCGCCCGCGCGACAGCTATGTCGGCATCCGCAAGGATTTCGAGGGCCGCGCCGAGCGCGATGGCCCGGCAACCTTTGAGCTCGCCGCCGTAAGCGCAAATGGCGACATTATTGATACGCGGCTCGACTGGCGCGTGATCGCGATCGACTATCATTATGACTGGTACCGCGATGGCAGTGAGTGGCGCTGGCGCCGTTCGCGCACCGTTCGAACGGTGAATGAGGGCGTTTCCACGACGGATGGCACGACGCAGACGATCAGCGTCGACGGGCTCGACTGGGGCCGCCACGAGCTGATCGTGAGCGATGCCAATAGCGGCGCTGAGGCCAGCACCGGCTTCTATGTCGGCTGGGGCGGGTCTGTCTCCGATGACGGCGTCGAGGCACCTGACCGCGTCGAAGTCATCATCGAAGAACAGGTCATCGTTCCGGGCCGCCCGGCTGCGATCACCATTGTGCCGCCCTATGATGGGGAAGCGCAGATCATCGTCGCGACCGACAAGATCCTTCGCATAGAGACGCGGGACGTGTCGGCTGAAGGCACGCAGTTCACCCTGCCAGTGACGGAAGAGTGGGGCGAGGGCGCCTATGTGCTCGTCAATGTCTACACACCGCGCGACCCTGTCCTGCAGGCCAAGCCGCGCCGCGCGGTCGGTGTCGGCTATGTGCCGCTCGACATGGACGAGCGCACCTTCGAGGTCGAGATCGATGCGCCGGATGTTGTCCGCCCGCGCCGTGAGCAGACGATCGAGGTCGATATCGGAGATCGCCCGCGCGAAGGCGTCTACATGACGCTAGCGGCCGTCGATGAGGGGATCCTGCAGCTCACCAAGTTCCAGAGCCCGGACCCTGTCGCCTATTATTTCGGCAAGAAGGCGCTCGGCGTCGATGTCTATGATGATTATGGCCGCCTGCTTGATCCGAATATGGGGCTTCCCGCTGAAGTGCGGACCGGCGGCGACCAGCTTGGCGGCGAAGGTCTCTCCGTGGTGCCGACGAAAACGGTGGCGCTCTTCTCAGGCAAGCTGAATGTCGGCCGGTCGGGCCGCGCCGAGGTCACATTCGATGTGCCGGACTTCAATGGTGAGCTTCGCCTGATGGCGGTGGTCTGGTCTGAGACAGGTCTTGGTTCTGCCAGCCGTCCGCTGACAGTGCGCGACCCGGCGCCTGCCGATCTCATCCTGCCGCGCTTCCTCGCGCCAGGCGATGATGCCATCGCGACCGTTTCGATCGACAATATCGAGCTGGAGAGCGGCACGTTCACAGCCTCGCTCAATGCGACCGATCCGGTCAGCGTTGCGGCGACCGAGCTTTCGCGGACCATTCCGTCCGGACAGCGCGTCGATGAAGGCCTTCGTATCGAAGCGGGCGAGACAGGTATTGCCGACCTTCGCCTCGATGTGAGCGGCCCCGGCGGCTATGACGTCACGCGCAACTATCAGATCCAGTCGCGGTCCCCGTGGCTGCCTGCAACCACGATCTCGACAGCCCTGATGGAGCCGGGGGCGAGCTGGTCGGTGCCAGGCGATCTGATGGAAGGCTATGTTCCGGGAACGACGGAAGTCTCCGTCACCTTCTCGACGCTGCCGCTGGACGCCAACGCGCTCTACAGTTCGCTGGCGCGCTATCCTTATGGCTGTACCGAACAGACGGTCAGCCGGGCCATGCCGCTCCTCTATTCAGAACAGCTGGTTGCGATGGGCGCTGATGAAGCGGGCCGTGAGCCTGCGCGGGCGCAGGTACAGGAAGCGGTGATGAATGTGCTGAACCGCCAGTCCTCCGAAGGGGCGTTTGGCCTCTGGCGCGAGGGTGACCGCAACGCGTCACCATGGCTTGGCGCCTATACGACGGACTTCATCTACCGCGCGAGCGAGGCGGGCTATGAAGTGCCGGACGCCGCGCTTGAGCGGGCCTTCCAGTCGATGCGCGCCGTTGCGCAGGGCGATGCCTGGCGGGCCTATGGCTATGACACCGATGTCTGGGAGAGCGAGTGGCACAATGACACCGAAGCCAAGCTGATGCGCCGGGCGTCTGCCTATGCGCTCTATGTGCTGGCAAAGGCTGGCCGCGCCGATATCAGTCGCCTCCGCTATCTGCATGACCGTGCGCTGGACAACATGGAGAGCCCGCTTGCCCGCGCGCACCTTGCGGCTGCGCTTGCCTTCATGGGCGACCGGTCGCGTGCATTGTCCGCCTTCGAGGCGGCAGAAGACGCGCTCGGCTATACGAATACGGGCGACTATTACCAGACGCCGCTGCGCGATCTTGCAGGTCTTGTCGCGCTGGCGGCAGAAGCCGGTTTCGACGAGGTGGTTGTCCGCCAGACAGAGCGCCTCGGCGATGACGCCCCTGATCCAAGCGAGCTGACCACGCAGGAGAAGGCGTTTGCGCTGCTGGCGATCAACGCCATGAATGATGGCGGCGACGACTACCGGATGGTGGTTGAAGGGCTAGGCAACGGCAATAATAACGACCGGCGCTATCAGCTGACCGAGGCGCAGGCCCGCGAT
It includes:
- a CDS encoding YbaN family protein; this encodes MLIARVLGFLLLGLGGIGIFLPVWPTTIFWIGAAICFARSSPVMRDWIYGRPGFGPPIRNFIEEGTLSRKSKSGALVGMGLASGISTAVLWERWTWLAVALALIICGMAYVMTRPSDPA
- a CDS encoding BaiN/RdsA family NAD(P)/FAD-dependent oxidoreductase, translated to MVLGGGAAGLYCGARLAEHGLSVLVLDHARRPAEKVRISGGGRCNFTNIHTSAANFVSQNPHFAKSALARYSPWDFCDRVAKRGLTWHEKTLGQLFCDQKSGAIIDMLVEDFTKPGGELRLETSIGEIDHRDGRFHVGTSNGPVTADRLVVATGGLSIPKMGASGLAYDIARKFGHDIEPTRPALVPFMFSGDLKDAFSDLSGVSCMVDAKAGTGPDFHEAMLFTHRGLSGPAMLQASTYWRESQPVEIDLAPGAPLLDNLNEARKAKPRMTLTSWLGTRFPARLAQFVASWPGLPGDKQIGQLSNAEMDALTTALKNWKVTPVGTEGWRTAEVTAGGIDTGGLSSQTMESKHLPGLYFIGECVDVTGWLGGYNFQWAWASAVACAAAITNR
- a CDS encoding alpha-2-macroglobulin family protein, whose protein sequence is MSGWTNKARALCFAGFVAVLAACGGGDEPPAPLDPETVDGEIVERSRAAQAAAERRERDRQALADAEENRFVYFRYAPDMSGDQPRACLVFSQPLDPETDYATYIRMQPAVRPAYAIEGRELCLEGLDFAQSYTATILEGLPSADGREIERSEEVQISFEDRPAYVGFEGAGVILPRDNADGLPIETVNVDAVDVTVYRVNDRALAFKSISQGDEAAQGRYSYLYGEEDPRDVSSEVWSGSMDIENVTNAPVTTVFPLQDVIGELRPGSYFVELTDAKEVSDYDGPAASARRWIMLTNLALTGYRGENGLDVTLRSLQDGEILSNTRVQLIAFNNEVLGESETGEDGRVRFDAPLLAGTGNSAPRMVMAYGAKGDLAVLDLTRAPIDLSEMNTGGRTTPGPVDGYLYADRGIFRPGETVHLTAMMRDRSGVAISNRAGQIIIYRPNGVEADRKRFTEAAGGALVWDYGLASSASRGMWRAVMEIDGAGEAGSLRFSVEDFVPQRIAVELEGDEDAFMAAGDTREIEVNARFLYGAPGAGLTVQGQARLEPDPSPFETLDGFTFGRSDEQFRERILELEPQTTDGAGRAVVRLNPQDMGEDSSQPLRLNANVSVLEPGGRAVTNSVRIPYRPRDSYVGIRKDFEGRAERDGPATFELAAVSANGDIIDTRLDWRVIAIDYHYDWYRDGSEWRWRRSRTVRTVNEGVSTTDGTTQTISVDGLDWGRHELIVSDANSGAEASTGFYVGWGGSVSDDGVEAPDRVEVIIEEQVIVPGRPAAITIVPPYDGEAQIIVATDKILRIETRDVSAEGTQFTLPVTEEWGEGAYVLVNVYTPRDPVLQAKPRRAVGVGYVPLDMDERTFEVEIDAPDVVRPRREQTIEVDIGDRPREGVYMTLAAVDEGILQLTKFQSPDPVAYYFGKKALGVDVYDDYGRLLDPNMGLPAEVRTGGDQLGGEGLSVVPTKTVALFSGKLNVGRSGRAEVTFDVPDFNGELRLMAVVWSETGLGSASRPLTVRDPAPADLILPRFLAPGDDAIATVSIDNIELESGTFTASLNATDPVSVAATELSRTIPSGQRVDEGLRIEAGETGIADLRLDVSGPGGYDVTRNYQIQSRSPWLPATTISTALMEPGASWSVPGDLMEGYVPGTTEVSVTFSTLPLDANALYSSLARYPYGCTEQTVSRAMPLLYSEQLVAMGADEAGREPARAQVQEAVMNVLNRQSSEGAFGLWREGDRNASPWLGAYTTDFIYRASEAGYEVPDAALERAFQSMRAVAQGDAWRAYGYDTDVWESEWHNDTEAKLMRRASAYALYVLAKAGRADISRLRYLHDRALDNMESPLARAHLAAALAFMGDRSRALSAFEAAEDALGYTNTGDYYQTPLRDLAGLVALAAEAGFDEVVVRQTERLGDDAPDPSELTTQEKAFALLAINAMNDGGDDYRMVVEGLGNGNNNDRRYQLTEAQARDEGVSFSLGARSSSMFRTVMVRGTPASPPAATSSNLRVSKQVRTLQGGAVDLGDIDQGDQLVVTVQITPDQKRTNPVIVADLLPAGFEIETILKPADGDRSDETDGAFAWAGSIDAAKTAEARDDRFIAAIDVRNQPVRLAYVVRAVTPGEFVMPGANAEDMYRPDVFARSAPGRITIGTANATTGGQR